In Trichoderma breve strain T069 chromosome 4, whole genome shotgun sequence, the following proteins share a genomic window:
- a CDS encoding hypothetical protein (yeast cortical protein KAR9 domain-containing protein), whose amino-acid sequence MTTSHSAAVDASGNPQPASQPDRDSDSANESSRQSDVGVDPKRDSEQHTNGHDASLEHVNFGKTTDDVAQSPATPYATPAWASTPASAPVSAPVPASAAATPTAASVAATPADARGIANLSTPRTSGSTNNINTTPSYGQNSNNNIGNIFNNAISQGAPDLTLSPTYGRQRSSTLLEPDPSHELLVAAFRKTSPGLAARLKALGLGAAAKRTTASFQPVDIGRLDEEQLRQLDEKHQANSVQQIISRRGRPWKGTGAPPPHYRSSSLSDVSMSPIAADSYQLPEIEVPETLNMDLDTQKYRLPDHINGNGTKVTLDTRREHLERITRPPSPKEYPPLPSSPPAAPPSHSSSHSLSYSPSYSPSPPTPPPKESPIVEMTPPEVITFNHFEPEMSSYFQQGHNRPGSIYTLSRVSFTNQLAQLTLLGIPDAEALSSKVSAIPTAPVASKALINAAEQIRSWISKALEVVSGLDSEDDVEWAAAGGREGLEEVENAINRFEHLINAYVNAIDELQNRHDIATVSTDDLRRAVTQMEAIAEEWGRIKQTLQSVRNQVELAMEWEELWNSVLGDIQSEMEELTRLVFEMEERRHKSLAVVASGDNVDIGDLETIVEDNPISAARLAPSNRFSLALPLSPNSPGTSTLSQDDSSLLALFARMQPLRASLDFLPMRLSVFETRAKHAFPTACEELEMRHNGLDGSYKKLEKDAESLRKELGEDRWVIVFRGAGRQAQKMHESVERSLMKLREAIDSGMHLTNQPSIAKKIESYEAKKTHYGPAIERVLAIIDKGVKDRLTVNGEILRLHNEMQTRWSTLKLDVAEMDSVLEDIYAERKSQQLRDSISSMLSNDRSTNGSGMETPGSSPPSSVIMNSLGLDPQTPARKYTGNQLRSPNASGSSLRSTSTSRRDSSLPAPVSKSAKKPGSSLRPSTTMAHRPRWNASSNNLDGEARSPYRTPAPQRSTSAITPISTSKLPTPRSSLTRAGSDSPMSESFPRSYSRAGSRLSFRERLTSPGPYSQSSLAKQQPPRRSNAGPSSSTLNLDSLNNRPSSSLASTRRSSLLPMPRGRPDSVRGSSPLPIFSRFSSRKYSDNSPEPKDLKPRWRF is encoded by the exons ATGACCACCAGCCATTCTGCTGCCGTGGACGCCAGCGGCAACCCACAGCCGGCTTCGCAGCCAGACCGCGACTCAGATTCAGCCAACGAAAGCTCCAGACAATCCGACGTGGGTGTGGACCCGAAGCGCGACTCTGAGCAGCATACCAACGGCCATGATGCAAGCCTTGAGCATGTAAACTTTGGAAAAACAACTGACGACGTCGCCCAGTCGCCCGCCACCCCTTACGCAACTCCTGCTTGGGCTTCCACTCCCGCCTCAGCTCCAGTTTCTGCTCCGGTTCCTGCTTCGGCTGCGGCCACTCCAACCGCTGCGTCTGTCGCGGCCACTCCCGCAGACGCCAGAGGAATTGCGAACCTGTCGACACCGCGGACGAGTGGCAGCACGAATAACATCAACACCACCCCAAGCTACGGCCaaaacagcaacaacaacattggcaacatttTCAACAACGCCATTTCTCAAGGTGCTCCCGACTTGACATTGAGTCCAACTTACGGCAGGCAACGCAGCAGCACCCTTCTGGAACCCGATCCATCGCATGAGCTCCTGGTCGCTGCTTTTCGAAAGACATCGCCAGGCCTTGCTGCTCGCTTAAAGGCTCTCGGCCTTGGAGCGGCAGCCAAGAGGACCACCGCCAGCTTCCAGCCCGTTGATATCGGCCGACTTGACGAAGAACAGCTCCGCCAGCTTGACGAGAAACACCAAGCGAATTCAGTCCAGCAAATTATTTCTCGGCGCGGCCGCCCCTGGAAAGGCACCGGCGCCCCCCCTCCTCATTATAGATCGTCCAGTCTCTCTGACGTCTCCATGTCTCCCATCGCCGCTGATTCCTACCAACTACCGGAGATTGAAGTGCCGGAAACACTCAACATGGACTTGGATACGCAGAAATATCGGTTGCCCGACCACATAAACGGCAATGGTACCAAGGTCACTTTGGATACTCGACGCGAACACCTCGAGCGAATTACGCGTCCGCCATCTCCCAAGGAGTATCCGCCTCTACCCTCCTCgcctcctgctgctcctccttctcactCGTCTTCACATTCTCTTTCCTATTCTCCCTCATATTCCCCGTCCCCACCAACCCCTCCGCCAAAAGAATCACCAATTGTGGAGATGACACCGCCTGAAGTAATCACCTTTAACCATTTCGAACCGGAAATGAGCTCTTATTTTCAACAGGGTCACAATCGACCAGGATCAATATATACGCTGTCCAGGGTGTCGTTTACCAACCAGCTTGCTCAACTAACTCTGCTTGGCATTCCCGATGCCGAGGCGCTCTCCAGCAAGGTGTCAGCTATCCCAACTGCCCCAGTGGCTTCTAAAGCCTTGATCAACGCTGCTGAGCAGATCCGGAGCTGGATATCAAAGGCCCTTGAGGTTGTCAGCGGGCTGGACAgtgaggatgatgtcgagtGGGCTGCCGCTGGTGGCCGTGAAGGTCTAGAAGAAGTTGAGAATGCCATTAATCGATTCGAGCATCTCATCAACGCCTATGTCAATGCTATTGATGAGCTGCAAAACCGACATGACATCGCGACTGTCTCAACAGATGACCTCAGGCGGGCCGTTACTCAGATGGAGGCCATAGCTGAGGAATGGGGCCGAATAAAGCAAACCCTGCAAAGTGTGCGGAACCAGGTCGAACTTGCCATGGAGTGGGAGGAGCTGTGGAACAGCGTTTTGGGCGACATACAGAGCGAGATGGAAGAACTTACGCGGCTTGTCttcgagatggaagagcGTCGTCACAAGAGCCTTGCCGTCGTTGCGAGCGGCGATAACGTCGATATTGGAGATCTCGAGACCATTGTTGAAGACAACCCTATTTCGGCCGCGCGGTTGGCGCCCTCGAACCGCTTTAGCCTCGCCCTGCCGCTAAGCCCTAACTCGCCAGGAACCTCGACGCTGTCTCAGGATGACTCCAGtttgcttgctcttttcGCCAGGATGCAGCCCTTGAGGGCTTCCCTAGACTTTTTGCCCATGCGACTATCTGTCTTTGAGACGCGGGCGAAACATGCCTTCCCAACCGCATgtgaggagctggaaatgCGCCACAATGGCCTAGATGGAAGCTACAAGAAGCTAGAGAAGGATGCCGAGTCATTGCGTAAGGAGCTTGGCGAGGATAGATGGGTCATTGTCTTCCGAGGCGCTGGACGGCAGGCTCAAAAGATGCACGAATCCGTCGAGCGGTCTCTGATGAAGCTGAGGGAGGCCATCGATTCTGGTATGCATTTGACGAACCAGCCTTCCATTGCTaagaagattgagagctATGaggcaaagaaaacacaCTACGGTCCCGCCATCGAACGTGTCCTGGCCATCATTgacaagggcgtcaaggATCGCTTGACAGTCAATGGCGAGATCTTGCGTCTCCACAATGAAATGCAAACGCGATGGTCGACGCTGAAGCTCGACGTTGCAGAGATGGATTCTGTCCTTGAGGACATATACGCGGAAAGAAAGAGCCAGCAGTTGCGagattccatctccagcatgcTCTCCAACGACAGGTCGACCAACGGCAGCGGCATGGAAACTCCGGGAAGCTCTCCGCCTTCGTCGGTGATTATGAACTCACTCGGTCTCGATCCGCAGACGCCTGCGCGGAAATATACCGGTAACCAACTTCGATCGCCCAATGCGAGCGGCTCCAGCCTCCGATCGACCTCAACCAGCCGGAGGGACTCGTCGCTACCGGCCCCTGTCTCAAAAAGCGCCAAGAAGCCTGGGTCCAG cCTTCGGCCTTCGACTACTATGGCGCACCGACCCCGGTGGAACGCTTCTTCCAACAACCTAGATGGCGAAGCTCGCAGCCCATACAGAACGCCTGCACCTCAAAGGTCGACGTCGGCCATCACGCCTATATCGACATCCAAGCTTCCCACCCCTCGAAGTTCTCTCACACGCGCTGGCTCAGATTCACCCATGTCAGAATCATTCCCCAGATCGTATTCTAGGGCGGGCTCTCGGCTGTCGTTCCGTGAACGCCTCACCTCTCCTGGACCTTATTCTCAAAGCAGCCTAGCAAAACAACAGCCTCCTCGTCGCTCTAACGCGGggccatcttcttcgacCCTGAACCTGGATAGCCTAAACAATCGTCCCAGCAGCTCTTTGGCTTCAACCCGCCGGAGCAGTTTGCTGCCAATGCCGAGGGGCAGGCCAGACTCAGTCCGTGGATCGAGTCCTCTTCCCATCTTCAGCCGGTTCAGCTCTCGCAAATACAGCGACAACTCACCCGAGCCCAAGGATCTCAAGCCCAGGTGGCGATTTTAA
- a CDS encoding TCP-1/cpn60 chaperonin family domain-containing protein, with translation MSAPAVSGGESKNVAFKDKEKPMAVRSSNIVAARAVADAIRTSLGPRGMDKMIRSGKGETIITNDGNTMLKSMSVMHPTAKMLVNLSGAQDVEAGDGTTSVVVICGSLLGAADRLLSKGIHPSVISESFQRASAAAVEVLHDMSQPISLTDNASLLQAANTSLSSKIVSQYSNLLGPMAVNAITKTIDVKTAENVDLNNIRMIKRVGGTIEDSELVDGLVLTQPVLKNAGGPIRMEKARIGLIQFQLSPPKPDMENTIQVNDYRQMDKIVKEERLYLLNMAKKIKKAKCNVLLIQKSILRDAVNDLSLHFLAKLGIMAIKDIERDEVEFICKSTGCKPIADIDSFTEDKLGSADLVEEVQSSGSRMVKVTGAKATGKTVTVVVRGANSLILEEAERSLHDALCVLRCLVKKKALIAGGGAPEIEIAAQLSKQARSLTGTEAICWKAFADAMEVIPTTLAENAGLNSIKVVTDLRHRHEMGEKNAGVSIKSGGVNTNISKENVLQPLLVSTSAIELAAETVKMILRIDDIALSR, from the exons ATGTCTGCACCGGCCGTTTCGGGCGGCGAGTCCAAGAATGTCGCCTTCAAG gacaaggagaagcccaTGGCGGTGCGCTCGTCCAACATTGTCGCTGCCAGAG cCGTCGCCGATGCAATCCGAACGTCTCTCGGCCCTCGAGgcatggacaagatgatcCGCAGTGGAAAGGGGGAGACGATTATTACAAATGACGGAAACACCATGCTCAAGAGCATGTCTGTCATGCACCCGACGGCAAAGATGCTGGTTAACCTGTCAGGAGCCCAGGATGtcgaggctggtgatggcaCAACCTCCGTTGTTGTCATCTGCGGCAGCCTTCTCGGCGCTGCTGACCGACTGCTGTCCAAGGGCATCCACCCCTCCGTCATTTCAGAGTCCTTCCAGAGAGCgtccgccgccgccgtcgaaGTCCTACACGACATGTCCCAGCCCATCTCCCTGACCGACAACGCCTCACTCCTCCAGGCTGCCAACACCTCTCTATCATCCAAGATTGTGTCTCAGTACTCGAACCTTCTCGGCCCCATGGCTGTCAACGCCATTACCAAGACCATCGATGTTAAGACTGCGGAGAACGTGGACCTCAACAACATCCGCATGATCAAGAGGGTGGGAGGAACAATTGAGGACAGCGAGCTGGTCGATGGCCTCGTTCTTACGCAACCTGTGCTGAAGAACGCCGGCGGTCCCATCAGAATGGAGAAGGCCCGTATTGGTCTTATCCAGTTCCAGCTCAGTCCTCCCAAGCCTGAC atggaaaacacGATCCAGGTCAACGATTACCGCCAGATGGACAAGATTGTCAAGGAGGAGCGATTATATCTTTTGaacatggccaagaagatcaagaaggctAAGTGCAACGTGCTATTGATCCAAAAGTCTATCCTTCGCGACGCCGTCAACGACCTTTCCCTACacttcttggccaagctcggcatcatggccatcaaagACATCGAGCGAGACGAAGTCGAGTTCATCTGCAAGTCCACTGGCTGCAAGCCCATTGCGGACATTGACTCGTTCACCGAGGATAAGCTGGGCTCAGCCGATCTTGTGGAGGAGGTTCAGTCATCGGGATCACGCATGGTCAAGGTCACCGGAGCCAAGGCTACTGGCAAGACTGTTACCGTTGTTGTTCGCGGTGccaactctctcatcctGGAGGAAGCCGAGCGAAGTTTGCACGACGCCCTCTGCGTTCTCCGATGtctggtgaagaagaaggccctGATtgccggtggtggtgccCCTGAAATCGAGATTGCCGCTCAGCTGTCCAAGCAGGCTCGCAGCCTGACAGGCACAGAGGCCATCTGCTGGAAGGCCTTTGCGGATGCCATGGAGGTCATTCCCACAACCCTTGCCGAGAACGCCGGTCTGAACAGCATCAAGGTTGTTACCGACCTGAGACACCGACACGagatgggagagaagaaCGCCGGTGTCAGTATCAAATCTGGAGGtgtcaacaccaacatctCCAAGGAGAACGTCTTGCAGCCCCTTTTGGTCAGCACAAGCGCCATTGAGCTGGCGGCTGAGACGGTGAAGATGATTTTGAGAATAGACGACATTGCTTTGTCAAGGTAG
- a CDS encoding cytochrome C oxidase copper chaperone (COX17) domain-containing protein gives MDAKPATFTLAAAPVASPAASASASKPKPCCVCKEEKSKRDECMLFSTAKDPAADCRSLVDQYKSCMQGFGFTV, from the exons ATGGATGCCAAGCCTGCCACTTTCA CCTTGGCCGCTGCGCCAGTTGCTTCTCCCGCAGCCTCCGCGAGCGCTTCCAAGCCCAAG CCATGCTGCGTAtgcaaagaggaaaagtcgAAGCGCGATGAGTGCATGCTCTTCTCAACGGCCAAGGATCCCGCTGCCGACTGCAGATCGCTCGTTGACCAATACAAGAGCTGCATGCAGGGCTTCGGATTCACTGTGTAA
- a CDS encoding 3'-5' exonuclease domain-containing protein, translating into MAGRKDPEFINTLAGVAKIVDFVDRQDTWKRDIEPPLYIDLEGEQLGRNGSVSLMTVLVYPGEGLECIYVIDIYILGNAAFEVVGERGKSLKDILEAPERSKVLFDVRRDSEALFAHYGVNLRGVWDLQLMDSAARPRTEQRMLLSGLAKCMQFVPLTNAQKNEWALCKERGDRVWNPDKGGSYNAFNQRPLPAEILRYCAGDVAYLPAMYKKYASKSTRWRNFVFEASQKRVVESQGTGVQPEGRERALSPWTAEEHRMLDSWTEVNPRGGLLFAISGR; encoded by the coding sequence ATGGCCGGAAGAAAAGATCCCGAGTTCATAAACACGCTGGCAGGGGTTGCCAAAATCGTTGACTTTGTAGACCGCCAAGACACCTGGAAGAGAGACATTGAGCCTCCATTGTACATCGACCTCGAAGGAGAACAACTCGGTAGGAACGGAAGCGTCTCTCTGATGACGGTGCTCGTCTATCCCGGCGAAGGTCTTGAGTGTATCTACGTGATCGATATTTATATCCTGGGCAACGCAGCATTTGAAGTCGTCGGCGAGCGTGGCAAGAGCTTAAAGGACATACTCGAAGCACCGGAGAGATCAAAGGTCCTTTTTGATGTCCGAAGGGATTCTGAGGCGCTCTTCGCCCATTACGGGGTGAATCTCCGCGGCGTCTGGGACTTACAACTCATGGACAGCGCTGCACGGCCGAGAACAGAGCAACGGATGTTACTTTCCGGGCTGGCCAAGTGTATGCAATTCGTCCCCCTGACCAACGCGCAAAAAAACGAATGGGCTCTTTGCAAGGAGAGAGGAGACCGTGTATGGAACCCGGACAAGGGCGGTTCGTATAACGCTTTCAACCAGAGACCGCTGCCTGCCGAGATACTACGGTATTGCGCGGGGGATGTTGCATATTTACCTGCCATGTACAAGAAATACGCCTCCAAAAGTACTCGATGGCGGAATTTCGTCTTTGAAGCGTCGCAGAAGCGAGTTGTTGAATCGCAAGGGACGGGGGTTCAGCCTGAGGGTAGGGAGAGGGCGCTGAGTCCTTGGACTGCGGAGGAACATAGGATGCTTGATTCGTGGACCGAGGTGAATCCAAGGGGGGGGTTACTTTTCGCAATCTCGGGAAGATGA
- a CDS encoding alpha/beta hydrolase fold domain-containing protein: protein MLTIEEIRALSNVNPEFEPILNSGSPILAAWDENTNIPQVRAMIQSMKDAAPKVDPATLPYLQENIQIPVRDNRTTEIRVYKPREESTEGRPGLVVFHGGGYAVGDLDTETWLCALFVKLGGVAVNVNYRHAPEHVFPSAIEDAYDATKWTAQNLESLGIDSEKGFLVGGESSGGDMALIVAHLCLNDKLSPPLTGIYAAMPGGVNHETVPEKYKDRFISFEQNANAPVLSLESLKFIWKNNQADLHSPLVFPVTFPTHKGLPKTYFQVCGLDPVRDCALVMEQVFKDDGVATKKDIYPGLPHGFWGFFPDLKISAKQQQDAEEGLKWLLSK, encoded by the exons ATGCTTACGATTGAAGAGATTCGCGCTCTTAGCAATGTTAACCCTGAGTTTGAGCCG ATCCTCAACTCAGGGTCGCCCATTCTAGCCGCTTGGGATGAAAACACCAACATCCCTCAAGTCCGGGCAATGATCCAGTCCATGAAAGATGCAGCTCCCAAAGTCGACCCGGCCACACTTCCATACCTTCAAGAGAATATTCAGATCCCAGTGCGAGACAACCGCACCACCGAGATCCGCGTTTACAAGCCTCGAGAGGAGTCGACTGAAGGACGGCCTGGACTCGTTGTCTTCCACGGCGGAGGATATGCTGTGGGGGATTTGGACACGGAGACTTGGCTTTGTGCGCTGTTTGTGAagcttggtggtgttgcGGTGAATGTCAACTATAGGCATGCCCCTGAGCATGTCTTTCCATCTGCTATAGAAGATGCATATGATGCTACTAAATGG ACAGCGCAAAATTTGGAGTCGTTGGGTATTGACTCTGAAAAGGGGTTCTTGGTAGGAGGAGAAAGCTCAGGTGGCGATATGGCGTTGATTGTAGCCCATCTCTGCCTGAACGACAAACTGAGCCCTCCTCTTACTGGCATCTATGCAGCAATGCCAGGCGGTGTGAATCACGAAACGGTACCGGAGAAGTACAAAGATCGTTTCATTAGCTTTGAGCAAAACGCCAATGCGCCAGTGCTTTCTCTTGAGTCGTTGAAGTTCATCTGGA AGAATAATCAGGCTGATTTACACAGCCCGCTTGTATTCCCCGTGACTTTCCCTACCCACAAGGGCCTCCCCAAGACGTATTTCCAGGTTTGCGGGCTGGATCCCGTGCGAGACTGCGCGTTGGTCATGGAGCAGGTATTCAAGGATGATGGGGTTGCTACTAAGAAGGACATTTATCCCGGCTTGCCTCATGGGTTTTGGGGATTCTTCCCGGATCTGAAGATTAGTGCAAAGCAGCAACAGGATGCGGAAGAGGGACTCAAGTGGTTGTTGAGTAAATGA
- a CDS encoding proteasome subunit domain-containing protein, producing the protein MTSIGTGYDLLNSIFSPDGRNFQVEYAVKAVENGGTSIGIRCKDGVVLAVEKIVASKLQKPGANKRIASIDSHVGAVYSGMIPDGRHFVDRARDEAQSWRQNFKTPIPTADLASRMGGYLQAYTMYGSVRPFGITAIVPGKHGGPFLYMIEPSGLYWGYYGAATGKGRQAAKAELEKLDLPAGNITLLEAVKQAARIIYIAHKDNKDKEFELEMTWISTVDGPTKGRHVEVPKELREEAERLARAEDESDDEEEEEKKDEDKMED; encoded by the exons ATG ACGTCGATCGGCACGGGTTACGATCtcctcaactccatcttctctcctgATGGACGAAACTTCCAGGTCGAATATGCCGTCAAGGCGGTAGAAAACGGCGGCACCTCAATCGGCATCCGGTGCAAGGACGGCGTTGTCCTGGCTGTCGAGAAGATTGTCGCATCTAAGCTGCAAAAGCCCGGTGCAAACAAGCGAATTGCCAGCATTGACAGCCATGTCGGCGCA GTATACTCAGGCATGATCCCCGATGGCCGCCACTTCGTCGACCGTGCTCGAGACGAAGCTCAGAGCTGGCGCCAGAACTTCAAGACCCCCATCCCCACAGCCGATCTTGCCTCCCGCATGGGTGGTTACCTCCAGGCATACACCATGTACGGTTCCGTACGTCCATTTGGCATTACGGCCATC GTGCCCGGCAAGCACGGCGGTCCTTTCCTCTACATGATCGAGCCCAGCGGCCTGTACTGGGGATACTACGGAGCGGCGACGGGCAAGGGCAggcaagctgccaaggccgagctggagaagctggatctGCCAGCAGGGAACATTACCCTGCTCGAGGCCGTCAAGCAGGCCGCGAGAATCATCTACATTGCCCACAAGGataacaaagacaaagagtttgagctggagatgacCTGGATCAGCACAGTCGACGGCCCCACCAAGGGACGGCATGTCGAGGTTCCCAAGGAGCTGagggaggaggcagagaggTTAGCGCGGGCCGAGGACGAGtctgacgacgaggaggaggaagaaaagaaggatgaggacaagatggaagacTAA
- a CDS encoding cytochrome c1 family domain-containing protein, with protein MLARSSLRPARLLNGLRNGAVNVSKRAASTSSEAPTARMNLAAIASTTLAAGSMAWYYHLYGPVAFASSPAEEGLHATQYPWVHQQFFKTFDHQALRRGFQVYREVCASCHSLSRVPYRTLVGTVLTVDEAKALAEENEYPDEPDEQGEIPMRPGKLADYIPPPYKNDEAARFANNGALPPDLSLIVKARHGGCDYIFSLLTGYPEEPPAGVQVAPGMNFNPYFPGTGIGMARVLYDGLVEYEDGTPASTSQMAKDVVEFLNWAAEPEMDDRKKMGMKVLVATTALWAISVYVKRYKWAWLKSRKITYDPPAETKVRR; from the exons ATGTTGGCAAGGTCATCTTTGCGCCCGGCGCGCCTCCTCAATGGGCTTCGAAATGGCGCCGTCAACGTCTCCAAG CGTGCTGCCTCGACGAGCTCGGAAGCTCCCACCGCGCGCATGAACCTCGCCGCTATTGCTTCCACCACCCTCGCCGCCGGCTCCATGGCCTGGTACTACCATCTCTACGGACCCGTCGCTTTTGCTTCGTCCCCTGCTGAGGAGGG TCTCCACGCTACTCAGTACCCTTGGGTTCACCAGCAGTTCTTCAAGACTTTTGACCACCAGGC TCTCCGACGTGGTTTCCAGGTCTACCGTGAGGTCTGCGCCAGCTGCCACTCCCTCTCCCGAGTCCCCTACCGAACTCTCGTCGGTACCGTCCTGACtgtcgacgaggccaaggcccTGGCTGAGGAGAACGAATACCCCGATGAGCCCGATGAGCAGGGTGAGATCCCCATGCGACCCGGAAAGCTGGCCGACTACATTCCTCCTCCTTACAAGAACGACGAGGCTGCTCGATTTGCCAACAACGGTGCTCTTCCCCCGGATCTGAGCTTGATCGTCAAGGCCCGCCACGGTGGCTGCGACTACATCTTCAGCTTGTTGACTGGTTACCCTGAGGAGCCCCCGGCTGGTGTCCAGGTCGCCCCCGGCATGAACTTCAACCCCTACTTCCCTGGCACTGGTATTGGTATGGCTCGTGTTCTGTACGACGGCCTCGTCGAGTACGAGGATGGCACTCCCGCCAGCACCTCCCAGATGGCCAAGGACGTTGTCGAGTTCCTCAACTGGGCCGCCGAGCCCGAGATGGACGACcgcaagaagatgggcatGAAGGTCTTGGTTGCCACCACCGCTCTGTGGGCCATCAGCGTCTACGTAAAGCGATACAAGTGGGCTTGGCTCAAGTCCAGGAAGATTACCTACGACCCCCCTGCGGAGACCAAGGTCCGCCGATAA
- a CDS encoding ATPase family associated with various cellular activities (AAA) domain-containing protein, which translates to MPSATGQNWEKYTKKFADDEIEEKKITPLTDEDIQVLKTYGAAPYASTISKLEKQIKEKQQSVDEKIGIKESDTGLAPPHLWDVAADRQRMSEEQPFQVARCTKIIADDKGDESKSKYVINVKQIAKFVVQLGDRVSPTDIEEGMRVGVDRNKYQIMLPLPPKIDASVTMMTVEEKPDVTYGDVGGCKEQVEKLREVVEMPLLSPERFSNLGIDPPKGALLYGPPGTGKTLCARAVANRTDATFIRVIGSELVQKYVGEGARMVRELFEMARTKKACIIFFDEIDAVGGARFDDGAGGDNEVQRTMLELITQLDGFNARGNIKVMFATNRPSTLDPALMRPGRIDRKIEFSLPDLEGRANILRIHAKSMSVERDIRWELISRLCPNATGAELRSVCTEAGMFAIRARRKVASEKDFLDAVDKVIKGNLKFNSTATYMQYN; encoded by the exons ATG CCTTCTGCGACCGGTCAAAACTGGGAGAAATACACCAAGAAATTCGCCGACGATGAGatagaggagaagaagatcacACCCCTCACCGATGA GGATATTCAAGTTCTCAAGACATACGGTGCCGCCCCATATGCATCGACCATCTCAAAGCTCGAGAAGCAAATCAAAGAGAAACAACAGAGCGTAGATGAGAAGATTGGCATCAAG GAGTCCGATACTGGTCTCGCACCGCCGCATCTATGGGATGTAGCCGCCGATCGACAGCGAATGTCTGAAGAGCAGCCTTTCCAGGTGGCACGTTGCACAAAGATTATCGCCGACGATAAGGGCGACGAGTCGAAAAGCAAGTATGTCATCAACGTCAAGCAGATTGCCAAGTTTGTCGTCCAGCTTGGCGACCGAGTCAGCCCTACGGATATCGAGGAGGGCATGCGAGTTGGTGTCGACCGCAACAAGTACCAGATCATGCTGCCGCTTCCTCCCAAGATCGATGCCAGCGTTACCATGATGACGGTCGAGGAGAAACCAGACGTTACGTACGGTGATGTCGGTGGCTGCAAAGAGCAGGTTGAGAAGCTCCGGGAAGTTGTCGAGATGCCCCTGCTCTCCCCAGAGAGGTTCTCAAACCTCGGTATCGACCCCCCCAAGGGCGCATTGCTCTACGGCCCTCCCGGAACCGGAAAGACGCTTTGTGCCAGAGCTGTTGCAAACAGAACAGATGCCACATTTATCCGAGTCATTGGTAGCGAGCTTGTTCAAAAGTACGTCGGCGAGGGTGCTAGAATGGTTCGAGAGCTGTTCGAGATGGCTCGGACAAAGAAGGcttgcatcatcttctttgacgaAATCGATGCTGTCGGTGGTGCTCGATTCGACGATGGTGCCGGTGGTGACAACGAGGTCCAGCGAACCATGCTGGAGCTCATTACTCAGCTGGATGGCTTCAACGCCCGAGGAAACATCAAAGTCATGTTCGCCACCAACAGACCGTCCACATTAGATCCTGCTCTGATGCGACCTGGACGTATCGACCGCAAGATTGAATTCTCGCTGCCCGACCTCGAGGGCCGTGCCAACATCCTCCGAATCCACGCCAAGAGCATGTCAGTTGAGCGAGACATTCGATGGGAGCTCATCTCCCGCCTCTGCCCCAACGCTACCGGTGCCGAGTTGAGGAGTGTGTGCACCGAAGCCGGCATGTTTGCCATCCGAGCCAGGAGAAAGGTTGCCTCGGAGAAGGATTTCTTGGACGCGGTGGACAAGGTCATCAAGGGCAATCTCAAGTTCAACTCAACAGCGACATACATGCAATACAACTAA